The DNA window GAAGGTTGTTTGCAACTGTATATTCTATTTCAGAAAGGGCTGACTTATGCCAGCGACCTTTAACGATAAGGCATTGTTACTCACTTGGGTCCTGCTTTTCTTTACCCTCCAAGCTTTGTTCCATTTCACTATTCACTGCCTCTCTCACCAATTGAAACTCCGGTACCAGGGGAAGTGTACAACCATTTTTCTCTCAATTTCATCGAGAATAAGGAGGGCAAGCCCGAGAGGAGTCTCTGCTTCCCTCCAACCGGAGGGCTCATATTCGTCGTCATGCTGCAAGACAAAAAAATTTGTGATCCTTTCCGGTCTCCAGTCCATCATTGCGTTTATGGTTTCACTCACGTCATCTTCGGTCTCCGTTTTTCCCGTTTTGAGCGCCCATGAGACAAGCTGCAAAATATACATGCGTGCCGGGTCCGCTGTCTCGCCCAATTCCCGGAGCATTTTCCGGGCCGTGCGGTTTACGGGCCATGCGTTAAGCCCCAGTTCGCCAGTACCAGGCTTGGTATTGACGTTTGTCCAAACATCAACCGGCATTACCGCCTCCTTCCGTCAACTTCAAAACTATCTGGTGGTTTATCTGCATTCTGGAAAATCGTATAAGGAAAGTCCTAAAAGCGTTACCAATCTAATCTTTTATGCTCATTGAGCACAATGGAGATACCCTCTTTTCTCTTTCCCATGAGACTTCTCTACCCCTATGTAATTGCCGCAATGACTGCTATCACAGGTGGCTCATCCTAATTGAACCCCCGGATTTTACGTCGTCACAATACGTTGAATTCCAGACTATCCCTCAGGAGGGCAGGACGAATTCTAACACGAAAAACATGCCGAAGGAAAGAGGTTGCCGCATCCAGGCGGACAGACACCGGACGATATTCGGGAAACTTGTAATTCATGGGACTAAATATGCTGACATTTTGTAAGTTGCCAGTCTTTATGGCTCTGATCATCCCGTTGAAAATAGTGGGGGATTTGTGATACTAAAAGGAATGGAGCGGGAAGCGATGGCCGAGAGGATCAATCTTTACATGCAGGGGACATTCAGGTGATTGCCGATGTAAAACTAATCGAGCCTGTGAGCATGATCGTCCTTACAGGGGGACCCTGTTCCGGCAAAAGCTCATCTCTCGCTTATCTCACAGAAAGACTCTCCGATCACGGTTTCATGGTATTCATCGTACCGGAAACGGCAACTCTTATTACGAGCACGGGTATCGACCGGCAAAAGATGGACAGAACAAGACAGGTAGCCATGTTTGAGGAGACGATTTTCGACATGCAACTCACCTTTGAGGAGATATACAAGAAAGCGGTAACGGACATATTTCCCGATAGGAGGAAGGTGATTCTTCTCGACAGGGGCATTATGGACATCAAGGCATTCATGCCTCAAGAAAATTTCAAAGCTATGCTCAAGAGAAAGGGGCTTTCCGAGGTGAATGTGCGCGACCGGTACAATGGCGTCATCCACCTCGTTACCGCCGCAGAAGGCGCCGAGGAATATTATACGGGAGAAAATAACACGGCTCGGATAGAATCCCCCGAAGAGGCCCGCTCCATTGACCTGAAGACCAGAGAGAACTGGCTTGGTCATCCTCATTTCAGGATTATCGACAACCGCACGGACTTCAAAGGAAAGATCAAGCGTACCTTTGAGACGATTTCGCAATTCCTGGGCATTTATCTTCCTCTTAACAAGAAAGAAAAGTACCTTGTCCGGTCTGTCGAATACGAAATGCTTCCTACCAATCAAATTATACACATAGAAGAGGTCTGCCTGCGGACCAAGAACAGTGCCGCCGAAGGGGTTCACATCCGGAAGCGGGGACAGCAAGGCTCCTATCTTTATTTCCTTTCGAGAAGAAGAGCGACGAAGCATGCGGACACGTGGATTGAGGAGGAAGAGCTTATCGCGGAACAAGAGTATCTTACCCTGAAGACTCTGATTGACCCGAAGACCGATATTGTCGAGAAGGAGCGGATCTGCTTTTTCTGGGACAACCAGTATTTCGAACTGGATCGTTATAAGGGGAGGTTGGAGAGACTCATCGTGCTTAATGTGGAATATGGCGAATCTTCACGTGACGAAGCAGGTCGTATTCCACCGTTCGTCCTGGTGGATGGTAATATAACGGGCGATCCGCGCTACCTAACGCAAAGTATGGCGGTGAAAACAAAGAAGGTGGCGAGGGCTTCGGAAAGCCTGAATAAAAAGAAAAAGGTCCGGACGAAAGGAACGCTCAAGGATACTTGAGTGGGGTGAGGTTCCTGTCTTAGAGGTAGTCACCCATCTTAAATTTCTCCGCTTCCACGGAGCAGGCAATGAGAACCTTGTTGACGATGTCCCATAGCGGTTGAAACTTAGGATAGGGCATTGAAAGCAGGCAGGAGAAAGTCCTTCTTCTGGCTCATCCTTTGGATAACAAAAGAAAGGCCATTGAGAGGGACGGTTTTATCGCCAAGTTTGTCTTAAATTCCTCCAGAGCGCTTAAGGGGCTCGGTTCCGTCAATGATCTGGTTGGTCTCAATACTAAAAAAATGATGCCATATCGACAGATGCCCCCCTGAACGGCGGATAGGCTTTGGAGAGACGCTTTTTTCCGGGAAGCTGCCTTCTCTTTGTTTGACTGTTCTACGTAGAAGTACATCTAATTGACCTGCCGCAGTCTCTCGCCTCACCGCGTAACCCGGGTGACTGCATTCCTCACGACATTATCATTTGTTCTCTTAGTTTACGCTCCCCTTAATTAAGGAATTAAGACCCTCTATAGTGTATCTCCATATATGATCCGATGTTAAGTATACATCTTTTTTGCAACACAGCGACCTTCGGAAGGCTGACCGCCAATCCATCATCCCTATCCGCAGGAGCCACGGAGGGATTACATGTTGGCGGACAAAGAGCAGGGCGAGGGCCTGCGGAACAAGTATAGTCCGAGAAGGAAACGGACAAATGGTTTCGGGGCGAAGTAAAATATATTCATGAAAGATCTTCACGCTCCCTAAGTCTTGCCATATTTAGAGAACGGACAGACCGCCGGAATTTTCTTGACTTAATTGAAACTCAAAATTAAAATATACATTGGAATTAGCTGTTTTACTTAAGCGGCCGTTCTGTCATGCGAGAAATACGATGAAAATCCTCAGAAAAGATGCGGAACAGACACGGCAGAGCCTTTTGGCTGCCGGGAGCGCAATTTTCGCCGACAAAGGTTATCGGGATACCACCATCGCCGAAATCTGCGAGCGGGCCAAGGCGAATATTGCGGCTGTAAATTATCATTTCGGAGACAAGGAGACTCTATACCGGGAATCATGGCGCCATGCCTTTCTTAAATCCATAGCGACTCATCCCCCGGACGGCGGTGTTGCTGAGGATGCGCCTCCCGAAGATAGGCTACGGGGACAGATTGCAGCCATCCTGCACCGGGTGGCGGACCAAGAAAGCAAGGAATTCCTTATACTTCTCAAAGAGTTTGCCAACCATACGGGCCTCCTTAAGGACCTGGTTCTTGAGGAGGTACGCCCGATACGGATAAGGATGGAAGCTGTCCTTCGACAGATTCTTGGCGAACGTGCCTCCAAAGTCCAAGTTCGTTTTTGCACCATAAGCATCCTGACCCAGTGTATTAATGCTATTGTGGCGGGATTGACAAGAACACAGGGATGGGAGGACGAAGCCGAGTCCCTGAAAATAGATAATATTGAAGAGTTTATCGACCATGTTGTCGGGTTCTCGCTGGGTGGGATTGCCTCCATTCGCAAGACGTTGCAAAGCCCTGGCGGAACCCGTAAATCCCGTGGAGCGGGCCGAAAAAAAGCAGACCTTATTGCCAACCCTGTCTGACCTCCCTTGTTTTTTTAGGACTGTCAGACAGGGTTAAACCATAAAGAGGTGTTTCATGCAGAGAAACTGGAAGACCAGACTGACCATATTATCTATTGGAATTCTCGGCGTTATCCTTGCATCGGCGGGATGTGGGAAGTCGACGGCAAATCAACCTCCCAAGAGAGGAATCCCGGAAGTGGCCGTCGTGGCTATGAAAGAAGAACAGGTGGCCATCTCTACCGAATTGCCTGGGAGAACCTCAGCATACCTTGTGGCCGAGGTCAGACCTCAGGTGAGCGGCATAATTCAAAAGCGTCTGTTCACCGAAGGGGACGATGTGAAGGCCGGGGACGTACTCTACCAGATTAATCCGGCGCCGTACCAGGCGTCCTATAATAACGCCATGGCAGCGCTCGCAAGGGCTGAGGCAAATTTACCTCCCATCCAACTGAAGGCCGAGCGCTACAAAGAGTTGATTGTCATAAAAGCAGTGAGTCAGCAAGATTACGATGATGTATCGGCAGCAGTCAAACAGGCTGAGGCTGAGGTGGCGGTCAATAAGGCAGCCGTTGAGACCGCCCGCATTAATCTTACTTACACGCGGATCACAGCCCCCATATCAGGCCGTACCGGCAAATCCCATGTGACTGTGGGCGCCCTCGCAACGGCACACCAAACCGCCCCACTGACGACCATTCAGCAGCTCGATCCCATATACGTGGATGCGATGCAATCAAGCGCGAATCTTCTGGCCCTGAAGCGGAACATGGAGGCCGGCCGGATCAATGGGGCCAGCTCCAGGCAGGCCCGGGCAAAACTGCTTCTCGAAGACGGCACGCCTTATCCATCAGAAGGAAACATGAAGTTTTCAGATGTCACTGTTGATCCCAGCACAGGGTCATTCAGTCTCCGTACGGTCTTTCCGAACCCAAAGCATACGCTTCTGCCAGGCATGTATGTGCGGCCCGTAATCTTGGAAGGGGTTGTCAATCGTGCAATCCTTGCCCCCCAGCAGGGAGTCTCCCGAGACTCAAAGGGAAACCCCATGGCTCTGATTGTGGACAGCGAAGGTAAAGTTCAGGTGCGGATGCTCACCCTGGACCGGGCTATAGATGATAAATGGCTGGTCACATCGGGACTTTCGACGGGCGACAGGGTAATAGTCGAAGGTATTCAAAAGGTCAGCCCTGGCGCGCCTGCGAAGGCCATCCCATTTGATGCCGGACGGAACGAGGATCCCAAAGCCTCGAAGGTAAATGGGCCGCCGTCAAAAGCAAATTAGGCGGAGGCTGCCATGTTATCGAAATTCTTTCTTGATCGTCCTGTCTTCGCTTGGGTCATCGCCATTATCATCATGCTGGCGGGAACGCTTGCGATCTATAATCTGCCTATCTCCCAGTACCCGCCCATTGCTCCACCCTCCATTTATATTCAGGCGTTCTATCCTGGAGCTTCTGCGGAGACGGTGGAGAACAGTGTAACTCAGATCATTGAGCAGAAGATGGTCGGCCTTGATAAAATGCTTTACCTTTCCGCCACAAGTGATTCAGCCGGATCTGCCCGCGTGGAACTGACATTTGCCCCAGGGACCGACCCAGACCTTGCGTGGGCAAAGGTACAGAATAAACTTCAATTAGCCATGGCAAGTCTGCCGGAAGTAATCCAGCGTCAGGGAGTCTCGGTGGGAAAAGCGACGAAGAACTGGTTGTTAATCGTCGGCTTGATTTCCGAGGACGGCATCATGGACGGCAATGATCTAAGAGATTATGCCCAATCCAACCTTGAGAAGGTACTTGCACGGGTGCCAGGCGTTGGCGAGGTCGAGAACTTCGGAACCCAGTATGCTATGCGCATCTGGCTCAACCCGGACAAGATGACGAGCTACAACCTTACCATCGAAGATGTAGTCAATGCTCTCCGGGTTTACAACGTGGAGGTCTCGGCCGGTCAGTTCGGCGGAACGCCGGCGGTGCCTGGCCAGCGTCTGAACGCCTCAATCATCGTTCAGAGTCTGCTCAAAAATCCTGACGAGTTTGCCTCTATCCCGGTCCGTGTCAACACTGACGGCTCTACCGTGCGGGTGTGCGACGTGGGGAGGACCGAACTGGGAACAGACCAGTACGACATTGAGGCTTTTTATAACAGGAAGCCTTCAGCGGCCATGGGCATTAGGATGATGGCGGGAGCGAACGCCCTCGATACAGCTGACGCGATCAAGGCAAAGCTTAATGATATGAGCAGATATTTCCCTCCCGGAATGAAAGTCATCTATCCGTATGATACGACCCCGTTTGTGAAAGTGGCCATAAAAGAAGTGATAAAGACACTCTTTGAAGCGATTCTGCTGGTATTTCTGGTTATGTGGCTTTTTATGGGTAATATGCGGGCCACACTGATACCGACCATCGCGGTGCCTGTGGTGCTTCTCGGGACTTTCGCGGTCCTTGGAGCGTTCGGATTTTCCATCAATATGCTGACCATGTTCGCTATGGTCCTAGCCATCGGTCTCCTGGTTGACGACGCGATTGTTGTCGTCGAGAATGTGGAACGGATCATGAGAGAGGAGGGGCTTTCCCCTAAGGAAGCAACACGTAAGTCAATGGATCAGATTACCAGCGCTCTGATCGGTATTGGACTGGTGCTCTCGGCAGTGTTCGGCCCCATGGCATTTTTTGGTGGTTCTACAGGAATCATTTACCGTCAATTTTCCGTAACAGTCATCTCGGCCATGCTCCTCTCAGTTGTTGTCGCATTGATCCTGACACCCGTCCTCTGCGCCTCATTGCTTAAACCGGTGAAACCTGGGCATGAGCCTGCGGAAAATGCGATCTTTTTTCTGCGCCCCTTTTTCAGAAAGTTCGACCAGGTGTTTTTCCGGATAAGGGACGTTTACGTAAAGCTTGTGGAGCGCTCTTTTGACAGAAAATTGCGCTATCTGGTCGTTTACGTGGTGATCGTGGGCGTTGCAGCCGTTGTTTTCTTTCGGATACCCACATCGTACCTTCCCGATGAGGACCAGGGAATGCTCATGGCTCAGGTGATCATGCCCACGGGCGCCACGCTGGAGCAGACCAAGAAGGTTGTAGAGAGGATGGACAAATACTTCAAAACGAATGAGAAAGAGGCGGTGGAATCGTGCATGACGATTTCCGGTATCGGCTTTTCCGGAAGAGCACAGACCGCCGGTCTGGTGTTTATCAAGCTCAAAGACTGGGACCTGCGCCACAAAGCGTCCTTGAGAGCCAAAGCCATTGCAGAGAGGGCCACGAGAGCCTTTTCGCAATTCCGCGACAGTATGGCGTTTGCCTTCCCTCCTCCCTCGGTCATTGAGCTCGGCAACGCGAGGGGCTTCGATTTCCAACTGCTGGACAGAGGAGGAATGGGCCACGACAAGCTTATGGCAGTCCGTAACCAGCTTCTCGGTATGTCCATGCAGGACAAAAGACTGACATCGGTCAGGCCCAATGGTATGGAAGATGTCCCTCAATACAAGATAAATATAGACTGGGCAAAAGCGGGTACCTTGGGCGTTCCCATTGCGTCCATCCACAAGACGATTTCCGATGCCTTCGGCAGCGTCTACGTCAACAACTTTATACAGTCGGGTCGCGTGAAGCGTGTGTATGCACAGGCGGATGCTTCTTATCGCATGCTGCCCAAGGATATAGAGAAACTTTACGTGCGCAACACCTCCGGCAAGATGGTTCCTTTTTCCGCCCTCGCATCAAGCCGCTGGACTTCGGGTTCGCCCAAGCTGGAGCGTTTTAATGGTTTCTCGTCCATGAACATCTGGGGTGAGTCTGCCCCGGGGAGAAGTTCTGGCGAGGCGATGCAGGCTATGGAAGAGATGGTCACAAAGCTGCCCCATGGGGTCGGCTACGAATGGACGGGACTCTCCTACCAGGAACGGATAGCGAGCAAGCAGGGTCCGATTCTCTACGCGTTCTCCATCATTGTCATCTTCCTCTGCGTGGCAGCGCTTTATGAGAGCTGGCCCATACCGCTCGCCAACATGCTGATGCTGCCCCTCGGCGTCTTCGGTGCAACCATTGCTACTTGGGCCCGCGGCTTCCATAATGACGTGTACTTCCAGATCGGGTTCCTTACCACCTTGGGTCTCACCACGAAAAATGCGATTCTCATCATCCAGTTCGCGAGAGAAAGAATGTCCCAAGGAGAAGGATTGATGGAGGCGACCATCGGAGCGGCGCGGGTAAGACTGAGGCCGGTTATCATGACGTCCATGGCCTTTTTCTTCGGCGTCCTGCCTCTCGCCAAAGCCTCCGGCGCCGGCGCCGGCGCGATGAACGCAATCGGCACCGCCGTTACCGGCGGTATGCTTTCCGCAACGTTCATCGACCTCTTTTATATTCCCCTTTTCTTTGTCATGGTATCAAGGGCGTTCAAACGAAAGAAGCC is part of the Syntrophobacterales bacterium genome and encodes:
- a CDS encoding AAA family ATPase, with product MIADVKLIEPVSMIVLTGGPCSGKSSSLAYLTERLSDHGFMVFIVPETATLITSTGIDRQKMDRTRQVAMFEETIFDMQLTFEEIYKKAVTDIFPDRRKVILLDRGIMDIKAFMPQENFKAMLKRKGLSEVNVRDRYNGVIHLVTAAEGAEEYYTGENNTARIESPEEARSIDLKTRENWLGHPHFRIIDNRTDFKGKIKRTFETISQFLGIYLPLNKKEKYLVRSVEYEMLPTNQIIHIEEVCLRTKNSAAEGVHIRKRGQQGSYLYFLSRRRATKHADTWIEEEELIAEQEYLTLKTLIDPKTDIVEKERICFFWDNQYFELDRYKGRLERLIVLNVEYGESSRDEAGRIPPFVLVDGNITGDPRYLTQSMAVKTKKVARASESLNKKKKVRTKGTLKDT
- a CDS encoding CerR family C-terminal domain-containing protein; translation: MKILRKDAEQTRQSLLAAGSAIFADKGYRDTTIAEICERAKANIAAVNYHFGDKETLYRESWRHAFLKSIATHPPDGGVAEDAPPEDRLRGQIAAILHRVADQESKEFLILLKEFANHTGLLKDLVLEEVRPIRIRMEAVLRQILGERASKVQVRFCTISILTQCINAIVAGLTRTQGWEDEAESLKIDNIEEFIDHVVGFSLGGIASIRKTLQSPGGTRKSRGAGRKKADLIANPV
- a CDS encoding efflux RND transporter periplasmic adaptor subunit, which gives rise to MQRNWKTRLTILSIGILGVILASAGCGKSTANQPPKRGIPEVAVVAMKEEQVAISTELPGRTSAYLVAEVRPQVSGIIQKRLFTEGDDVKAGDVLYQINPAPYQASYNNAMAALARAEANLPPIQLKAERYKELIVIKAVSQQDYDDVSAAVKQAEAEVAVNKAAVETARINLTYTRITAPISGRTGKSHVTVGALATAHQTAPLTTIQQLDPIYVDAMQSSANLLALKRNMEAGRINGASSRQARAKLLLEDGTPYPSEGNMKFSDVTVDPSTGSFSLRTVFPNPKHTLLPGMYVRPVILEGVVNRAILAPQQGVSRDSKGNPMALIVDSEGKVQVRMLTLDRAIDDKWLVTSGLSTGDRVIVEGIQKVSPGAPAKAIPFDAGRNEDPKASKVNGPPSKAN
- a CDS encoding efflux RND transporter permease subunit, with the protein product MLSKFFLDRPVFAWVIAIIIMLAGTLAIYNLPISQYPPIAPPSIYIQAFYPGASAETVENSVTQIIEQKMVGLDKMLYLSATSDSAGSARVELTFAPGTDPDLAWAKVQNKLQLAMASLPEVIQRQGVSVGKATKNWLLIVGLISEDGIMDGNDLRDYAQSNLEKVLARVPGVGEVENFGTQYAMRIWLNPDKMTSYNLTIEDVVNALRVYNVEVSAGQFGGTPAVPGQRLNASIIVQSLLKNPDEFASIPVRVNTDGSTVRVCDVGRTELGTDQYDIEAFYNRKPSAAMGIRMMAGANALDTADAIKAKLNDMSRYFPPGMKVIYPYDTTPFVKVAIKEVIKTLFEAILLVFLVMWLFMGNMRATLIPTIAVPVVLLGTFAVLGAFGFSINMLTMFAMVLAIGLLVDDAIVVVENVERIMREEGLSPKEATRKSMDQITSALIGIGLVLSAVFGPMAFFGGSTGIIYRQFSVTVISAMLLSVVVALILTPVLCASLLKPVKPGHEPAENAIFFLRPFFRKFDQVFFRIRDVYVKLVERSFDRKLRYLVVYVVIVGVAAVVFFRIPTSYLPDEDQGMLMAQVIMPTGATLEQTKKVVERMDKYFKTNEKEAVESCMTISGIGFSGRAQTAGLVFIKLKDWDLRHKASLRAKAIAERATRAFSQFRDSMAFAFPPPSVIELGNARGFDFQLLDRGGMGHDKLMAVRNQLLGMSMQDKRLTSVRPNGMEDVPQYKINIDWAKAGTLGVPIASIHKTISDAFGSVYVNNFIQSGRVKRVYAQADASYRMLPKDIEKLYVRNTSGKMVPFSALASSRWTSGSPKLERFNGFSSMNIWGESAPGRSSGEAMQAMEEMVTKLPHGVGYEWTGLSYQERIASKQGPILYAFSIIVIFLCVAALYESWPIPLANMLMLPLGVFGATIATWARGFHNDVYFQIGFLTTLGLTTKNAILIIQFARERMSQGEGLMEATIGAARVRLRPVIMTSMAFFFGVLPLAKASGAGAGAMNAIGTAVTGGMLSATFIDLFYIPLFFVMVSRAFKRKKPDETTGGGAESPPHGDPGGTTPELTATASLEGARS